One part of the Arabidopsis thaliana chromosome 1 sequence genome encodes these proteins:
- a CDS encoding Coatomer, alpha subunit (Coatomer, alpha subunit; FUNCTIONS IN: structural molecule activity, transporter activity; INVOLVED IN: intracellular protein transport, vesicle-mediated transport, ER to Golgi vesicle-mediated transport; LOCATED IN: COPI vesicle coat, plasma membrane, CUL4 RING ubiquitin ligase complex, membrane; EXPRESSED IN: 25 plant structures; EXPRESSED DURING: 14 growth stages; CONTAINS InterPro DOMAIN/s: WD40 repeat 2 (InterPro:IPR019782), Coatomer, WD associated region (InterPro:IPR006692), WD40 repeat, conserved site (InterPro:IPR019775), Cytochrome cd1-nitrite reductase-like, C-terminal haem d1 (InterPro:IPR011048), WD40 repeat (InterPro:IPR001680), G-protein beta WD-40 repeat, region (InterPro:IPR020472), WD40 repeat-like-containing domain (InterPro:IPR011046), WD40-repeat-containing domain (InterPro:IPR017986), WD40/YVTN repeat-like-containing domain (InterPro:IPR015943), Coatomer, alpha subunit (InterPro:IPR016391), WD40 repeat, subgroup (InterPro:IPR019781), Coatomer, alpha subunit, C-terminal (InterPro:IPR010714); BEST Arabidopsis thaliana protein match is: Coatomer, alpha subunit (TAIR:AT2G21390.1); Has 77998 Blast hits to 29937 proteins in 781 species: Archae - 58; Bacteria - 8535; Metazoa - 32327; Fungi - 16718; Plants - 10020; Viruses - 0; Other Eukaryotes - 10340 (source: NCBI BLink).) has product MLTKFETKSNRVKGLSFHPKRPWILASLHSGVIQLWDYRMGTLIDRFDEHEGPVRGVHFHNSQPLFVSGGDDYKIKVWNYKNHRCLFTLLGHLDYIRTVQFHHEYPWIVSASDDQTIRIWNWQSRTCVSVLTGHNHYVMCASFHPKEDLVVSASLDQTVRVWDIGALRKKTVSPADDIMRLTQMNSDLFGGVDAIVKYVLEGHDRGVNWAAFHPTLPLIVSGADDRQVKLWRMNETKAWEVDTLRGHMNNVSSVMFHAKQDIIVSNSEDKSIRVWDATKRTGLQTFRREHDRFWILAVHPEMNLLAAGHDSGMIVFKLERERPAFALSGDSLFYAKDRFLRYYEYSTQRDSQVIPIRRPGTPSLNQSPRTLSYSPTENAVLICSDLDGGSYELYIIPKDSVGRSDVVQDAKRGTGGSAVFIARNRFAVLEKSTSQVLVKNLKNEVVKKSPLPIPTDAIFYAGTGNLLCRSEDKVVIFDLQQRLVLGELQTPFVRYVVWSSDMESVALLSKHTIIIASKKLVLQCTLHETIRVKSGAWDDNGVFIYTTLNHIKYCLPNGDSGIIRTLDVPIYITKVSGNTIFCLDRDGKNKAITINATEYIFKLSLLRKRYDHVMSMIKNSQLCGQAMIAYLQQKGFPEVALHFVEDERIRFNLALESGNISVAVASATQINEKDHWYRLGVEALRQGNSGIVEFAYQQTKNFERLSFLYLITGNLDKLSKLMKIAEVKNNVMGQFHNALYLGDVKERVKILENAGHLPLAYITASVHGLNDIAERLATELGDNVPSLPEGKTPSLLMPPTPIMCGGDWPLLRVMKGIFEGGLESADRGGTVDEEDVEGDWGEELDINVDGMENRDIEDILAAAEAGEEENDEEGGWGLEDLVLPPELDTPKASANARSSVFVTPPQGMPVSQSWSQKSSLAAEQAAAGSFDTAMRLLHRQLGIKNFTPLKSMFLDLFNGSHSYLRAFSSCPVVPLAIERGWSESSSPNVRSPPALVYDFSQLDEKLKSGYKATTTGKFTEALRLFLSILHTIPLVVVETRREVDEVKELIVIVKEYVLGLQMELKRREMKDDPVRQQELAAYFTHCNLQTPHLRLALLSAMGVCYKAKNLATASNFARRLLETSPVDSQAKMARQVVQAAERNMTDETKLNYDFRNPFVVCGSTYVPIYRGQKDVSCPYCTARFVPNQEGNICTVCDLAVIGADASGLLCSPSQVR; this is encoded by the exons ATGTTGACAAAGTTCGAAACCAAAAGTAACAGAGTTAAGGGACTGAGTTTTCACCCTAAACGACCATGGATTCTCGCGAGTTTGCACAGTGGCGTGATCCAGCTCTGGGATTATCGTATGGGTACTTTGATCGATAGATTCGACGAACACGAAGGACCTGTTCGTGGTGTTCATTTCCACAATTCTCAGCCTCTCTTCGTCTCCGGAG GGGATGATTACAAGATTAAAGTGTGGAACTACAAAAACCACAGGTGCCTTTTCACTCTTCTAGGGCATCTTGATTATATCCGCACGGTTCAGTTCCATCATGAGTACCCATGGATTGTGAGTGCAAGTGATGATCAAACTATCCGTATATGGAACTGGCAATCACGGACTTGTGTTTCTGTATTGACTGGTCACAATCATTATGTTATGTGTGCTTCTTTCCATCCGAAAGAAGACCTCGTCGTATCAGCTTCGTTAGATCAGACTGTTCGTGTTTGGGATATTGGTGCTCTTAGGAAGAAGACTGTATCTCCTGCTGATGATATCATGAGGTTGACTCAGATGAATAGTGATCTTTTTGGTGGAGTTGATGCCATTGTCAAGTACGTTCTTGAAGGTCATGATAGAGGTGTAAACTGGGCTGCTTTTCATCCCACCCTGCCTCTTATTGTCTCGGGTGCAGATGACCGCCAAGTAAAGCTGTGGCGTATGAATG AAACTAAAGCTTGGGAGGTGGATACATTGCGAGGCCATATGAATAACGTTTCATCTGTTATGTTCCATGCAAAACAGGACATAATTGTATCAAACTCTGAAGATAAGAGCATCCGTGTCTGGGATGCTACCAAGCGAACTGGACTTCAGACTTTCCGTCGTGAACATGATAGATTCTGGATTCTTGCAGTTCACCCTGAGATGAATCTACTAGCAGCAGGACATGACAGTGGCATGATTGTGTTCAAGCTTGAGAGAGAACGTCCTGCATTTGCTTTGAGTGGGGATTCTTTGTTCTATGCCAAGGATAGATTCTTGCGGTACTATGAATATTCAACTCAAAGGGATTCCCAAGTTATCCCTATACGGCGTCCGGGTACTCCAAGCTTGAATCAAAGTCCTAGGACTCTATCATACAGTCCCACTGAAAATGCAGTTTTGATCTGCTCAGATCTGGATGGTGGTTCGTATGAGTTGTACATCATACCGAAAGATAGTGTTGGCAGGAGTGACGTTGTGCAAGATGCAAAGAGAGGGACAGGTGGCTCTGCAGTATTCATTGCCCGTAACCGATTTGCTGTTCTCGAGAAAAGCACCAGCCAAGTGCTAGTCAAGAATCTAAAGAATGAGGTGGTTAAAAAGAGTCCTCTGCCTATTCCCACAGATGCTATCTTTTATGCTGGGACTGGGAATTTGCTTTGTAGATCTGAGGATAAAGTAGTTATCTTTGACCTCCAGCAAAGGCTTGTTCTTGGTGAGCTTCAGACACCATTTGTTAGGTACGTTGTTTGGTCCAGTGATATGGAGAGTGTTGCTTTGCTCAGCAAACATACTATCATTATCGCGAGCAAAAAACTTGTTCTCCAGTGCACGCTTCATGAGACGATACGTGTGAAAAGTGGAGCTTGGGACGATAATGGTGTCTTCATTTACACAACTTTGAATCATATCAAGTACTGTCTTCCTAATGGAGATAGTGGAATCATCCGAACCCTGGATGTCCCAATCTATATCACCAAGGTGTCTGGTAATACAATCTTTTGCTTGGATCGGGATGGCAAAAACAAGGCTATCACCATTAATGCAACCGAGTACATTTTCAAGCTTTCACTGCTGAGGAAGAGATATGATCATGTCATGAGCATGATAAAGAACTCTCAGCTATGTGGACAGGCTATGATTGCTTACCTGCAGCAGAAAGGATTCCCTGAAGTTGCCCTCCATTTTGTTGAAGATGAGAGGATCCGATTCAATCTGGCTCTTGAAAGTGGCAACATCAGTGTGGCTGTTGCATCCGCTACACAGATTAACGAGAAAGACCACTGGTATAGACTTGGAGTGGAGGCTCTTCGCCAAGGTAATTCTGGAATTGTTGAGTTTGCATACCAGCAGACAAAGAACTTTGAGAGGttatcttttctttatctCATTACTGGAAATTTGGACAAGCTTTCAAAGTTGATGAAGATTGCAGAAGTGAAGAACAACGTAATGGGACAGTTTCACAATGCTCTCTACCTAGGAGATGTTAAAGAGCGTGTTAAGATACTGGAGAATGCTGGTCATTTGCCTCTAGCTTATATCACAGCTTCGGTTCATGGTTTAAATGACATTGCTGAGCGACTGGCAACTGAGTTAGGAGACAACGTGCCCTCATTGCCTGAAGGAAAAACTCCATCGCTTCTAATGCCACCGACACCCATCATGTGTGGTGGTGATTGGCCTCTTCTTAGAGTGATGAAAGGAATATTTGAAGGAGGACTTGAGAGTGCAGACAGAGGAGGTactgttgatgaagaagatgttgaaggGGATTGGGGTGAGGAACTTGACATTAATGTTGATGGAATGGAGAACAGAGATATTGAAGACATTTTGGCGGCTGCAGAAgcaggtgaagaagaaaacgatgaGGAAGGTGGATGGGGACTTGAAGACTTGGTGCTCCCACCAGAGCTTGACACTCCTAAAGCCTCTGCTAATGCACGTTCATCTGTTTTTGTGACACCTCCCCAAGGTATGCCCGTAAGTCAGAGCTGGAGCCAGAAATCTTCTCTTGCTGCTGAGCAAGCCGCAGCGGGAAGCTTCGACACTGCAATGCGTCTGCTCCACAGACAGCTTGGTATCAAGAACTTTACACCTTTGAAATCGATGTTTCTAGATCTGTTCAATGGCAGCCATAGCTATCTGCGTGCTTTTTCTTCATGTCCTGTGGTTCCACTTGCCATTGAGCGTGGATGGAGCGAGTCTTCCAGTCCCAACGTCCGTAGCCCACCAGCTCTTGTTTATGATTTCTCTCAGCTAGACGAGAAGCTCAAATCCGGCTACAAAGCTACAACAACTGGGAAATTCACTGAGGCTCTCCGTCTCTTCCTTTCTATCCTGCACACCATCCCTCTAGTGGTAGTCGAGACAAGAAGAGAAGTGGATGAGGTCAAGGAATTAATCGTTATCGTTAAAGAATATGTCCTTGGTCTTCAAATGGAGCTCAAgaggagagagatgaaagatgATCCGGTGAGGCAGCAAGAGCTCGCTGCTTACTTCACTCACTGCAACCTCCAAACACCTCACTTACGGCTTGCGCTGCTTAGTGCAATGGGTGTCTGCTACAAGGCAAAGAACCTCGCCACTGCTTCTAATTTCGCCAGAAGACTGTTGGAAACAAGCCCAGTTGATAGCCAAGCCAAGATGGCTAGACAAGTTGTGCAAGCCGCTGAACGTAACATGACCGATGAAACAAAGCTTAACTACGACTTCAGGAACCCTTTTGTGGTATGTGGTTCCACATATGTCCCGATCTACAGAGGACAGAAAGACGTCTCATGTCCTTACTGCACCGCCCGGTTTGTACCAAACCAGGAAGGAAACATCTGCACGGTCTGTGATCTAGCAGTGATTGGCGCAGACGCATCTGGTTTGTTATGCTCTCCATCTCAAGTCCGGTGA
- a CDS encoding Cysteine/Histidine-rich C1 domain family protein (Cysteine/Histidine-rich C1 domain family protein; CONTAINS InterPro DOMAIN/s: DC1 (InterPro:IPR004146), C1-like (InterPro:IPR011424); BEST Arabidopsis thaliana protein match is: Cysteine/Histidine-rich C1 domain family protein (TAIR:AT4G02540.1); Has 1453 Blast hits to 648 proteins in 25 species: Archae - 0; Bacteria - 0; Metazoa - 10; Fungi - 0; Plants - 1439; Viruses - 0; Other Eukaryotes - 4 (source: NCBI BLink).): MDFEGEVISAISQLISIDDPWEVDNGDANTEIIARVIEISYVSNTFCEYAMLLTQQKAESELMLLITQTISFYNSMDLDSQPEPLRKLISFIAKKADLDYYVDPLLEQDLEVLPLFGKTLSLEPEPELISLIRKIVSLVISMDPKWKKLISLCPQVAVRLENGILHVDEEFVWETNDKWCCFPLFWLKFRSPEQDATHFFCRGCNGKNHNENNKAPVEIKHPLHPRHSLRLALLRKSNETRQCYCCDVSLQEIFYYCSACDYAMNIACVEKPPVYSIDHSKWHEHTLALFPRQTPFACSLCSLTHTSCPFYICPPCDFVAHQRCISLPRVIRISRHPHRISFNHSFGQGDWSCCVCRRKIDNDYGGYSCIKEGCSYVAHSKCATQKNVWDGKELEGILEEDEKVEPPFVRISDRIIEHFSHQHHHLRLDENTGRDYDVNKLCQACIMPIYSGNFYSCMQCDYILHEKCANLSRKMHHPIHPHMLTLKVGSRGLVEHSVDPCSACPWKCKAGFFYECEQQDKDEYLFKLHVQCATMSEPLVHKSHEHSLFLTSKPEEQRRCSVCKKLEQFSTNETFNCIECDYFALCFGCATLPQEVRYEHDKHMLTLSYGEETCITTYWCDICEQEIDPKERFYTCGEYCCVTLHIECLLGQDLYVKPGSSWISFSFNGEKIYVRANDHHMTRPICSHCKKRCPHKIVLESSGSKFCSTSCVGYFLSTKVNTAGHREYLQRRGYGNYEFSALT, encoded by the coding sequence ATGGATTTTGAGGGGGAGGTCATATCAGCCATTTCTCAACTAATCTCTATCGACGACCCTTGGGAAGTGGATAATGGGGATGCGAATACGGAGATCATTGCACGCGTTATTGAGATAAGCTACGTTAGTAACACATTCTGCGAATATGCTATGTTACTAACGCAGCAGAAGGCGGAGTCGGAGCTCATGTTACTTATTACTCAAACCATATCTTTCTACAACTCTATGGATTTGGATTCCCAGCCGGAGCCGCTAAGGAAGCTCATATCATTTATCGCTAAAAAAGCAGATCTCGACTACTATGTTGATCCCTTGTTGGAGCAGGATTTGGAGGTCTTGCCACTCTTTGGTAAAACATTAAGTCTTGAGCCAGAGCCAGAGCTTATATCACTCATCCGTAAAATAGTCTCCCTCGTCATCTCTATGGATCCAAAGTGGAAGAAACTTATTTCCTTATGTCCTCAAGTAGCCGTAAGATTGGAAAATGGTATATTACACGTGGATGAAGAATTCGTGTGGGAAACCAATGACAAGTGGTGTTGTTTCCCTTTATTCTGGCTGAAGTTCAGGTCACCAGAACAAGATGCTACCCATTTTTTCTGCCGAGGTTGCAACGGCAAGAACCATAACGAAAACAACAAGGCTCCAGTTGAGATCAAACACCCTCTTCATCCAAGACATTCTCTTCGGCTTGCTTTGTTGCGAAAGTCTAATGAAACGAGGCAGTGCTATTGTTGTGATGTAAGTCTTCAAgagatattttattattgcTCAGCTTGCGACTATGCTATGAACATAGCTTGTGTGGAGAAACCTCCGGTCTATTCTATAGACCATTCCAAATGGCATGAGCATACTCTTGCTCTGTTTCCAAGACAGACTCCCTTTGCTTGCAGCCTATGTTCGTTGACACATACAAGCTGTCCTTTCTATATATGTCCCCCTTGTGACTTTGTGGCTCATCAAAGGTGTATCAGCTTACCGCGTGTCATAAGGATATCTCGCCATCCTCATCGTATCTCTTTTAACCATTCTTTTGGTCAAGGAGATTGGTCTTGTTGTGTTTGTCGTAGAAAGATCGACAATGATTACGGTGGTTATTCTTGCATCAAGGAAGGTTGTTCATATGTGGCTCATTCAAAATGTGCCACACAAAAGAACGTGTGGGACGGTAAAGAACTTGAGGGAATactagaagaagatgaaaaagttGAACCGCCGTTTGTGAGGATAAGTGATCGAATCATCGAGCATTTTagtcatcaacatcatcatttGAGACTTGATGAGAACACGGGTAGAGATTACGACGTGAATAAGTTGTGTCAAGCATGCATCATGCCAATCTATTCCGGTAACTTCTATTCATGTATGCAATGTGATTATATTCTCCACGAAAAATGTGCAAATCTCTCTCGCAAAATGCATCATCCGATACATCCACATATGCTCACTCTCAAAGTAGGATCTCGGGGTCTTGTGGAACATAGTGTTGATCCATGTTCAGCTTGTCCTTGGAAGTGCAAAGCCGGTTTCTTCTATGAGTGTGAACAACAGGATAAAGATGAATATCTTTTCAAGCTACATGTGCAGTGCGCCACAATGTCTGAGCCATTAGTCCATAAAAGTCATGAACATTCTTTATTCCTAACATCGAAACCAGAAGAGCAAAGAAGATGTTCCGTTTGCAAAAAGTTAGAACAGTTTTCAACAAACGAAACATTCAATTGCATTGAGTGTGACTActttgctttgtgttttggaTGCGCCACTTTACCTCAAGAGGTAAGGTATGAGCATGATAAACATATGCTCACTCTTTCTTATGGCGAGGAGACATGCATCACGACTTATTGGTGTGATATTTGCGAGCAAGAGATAGACCCAAAGGAGCGGTTTTATACGTGTGGTGAGTACTGTTGCGTCACCCTACACATTGAATGTCTGCTTGGGCAGGATTTATACGTGAAGCCTGGTTCATCTTGGATAAGCTTCTCCTTCAATGGAGAGAAGATATATGTTCGGGCCAACGATCATCATATGACTCGACCTATTTGCTCTCATTGCAAGAAGCGTTGTCCACACAAAATAGTTTTGGAGTCGTCtggttcaaaattttgttccACATCTTGTGTTGGTTATTTTTTGTCTACAAAGGTGAACACAGCTGGTCATCGCGAATATCTACAACGGAGAGGCTACGGAAATTATGAGTTCTCAGCACTGACGTAG